One Gimesia aquarii DNA segment encodes these proteins:
- a CDS encoding TIGR00730 family Rossman fold protein: MSTLKSICVFCGSKSGNDQLYQQAAIELGRSMAQRNITLVYGGGSIGLMGVIADAVLESGGNVIGVIPRQLATKELLHPGVEEMLVVEDMHTRKAKMSECSDAFIAMPGGFGTLEELFEVVSWVQLGIYSKPMGILNIAGFYDPLLTMVEHCIETEFIKPKYRELIIANETAETLIDHLERHQLPVIEKFLDPEQI, translated from the coding sequence ATGAGCACGCTGAAAAGCATCTGTGTCTTTTGTGGTTCAAAATCGGGAAATGACCAGCTGTATCAGCAGGCAGCAATCGAACTGGGCCGCAGCATGGCACAGCGGAACATCACGCTGGTCTACGGAGGGGGGAGCATTGGTTTAATGGGCGTGATTGCCGATGCCGTTCTGGAATCTGGTGGCAACGTGATCGGTGTGATTCCCCGACAATTGGCAACCAAAGAACTACTTCATCCAGGCGTGGAAGAAATGTTGGTTGTCGAAGATATGCATACCCGCAAAGCGAAGATGTCAGAGTGCTCAGACGCCTTCATTGCCATGCCTGGCGGCTTTGGCACATTGGAAGAACTGTTCGAAGTGGTCTCCTGGGTGCAATTGGGAATTTATTCTAAACCGATGGGCATACTTAACATTGCCGGCTTCTACGACCCTTTATTAACTATGGTTGAACATTGTATCGAAACGGAATTTATCAAACCCAAATACCGGGAATTGATCATTGCCAATGAAACTGCCGAAACGTTGATCGATCATTTGGAACGGCATCAACTTCCCGTGATTGAAAAATTCCTCGACCCCGAACAAATCTAA
- the acpS gene encoding holo-ACP synthase, giving the protein MFRGKCAPVIVGLGTDIIEISRIGQMIERHGDTFLNRVFTEVENEYCGSKKNKEQHYAGRWAAKEAVMKTLGTGFIKGIGWKEIEVINLKSGKPTIVISGGVERQAEEMGVDEILITISHSREFATATAIALGKMS; this is encoded by the coding sequence GTGTTCAGAGGTAAGTGTGCACCAGTGATCGTGGGATTGGGGACAGATATCATCGAGATTTCACGTATCGGTCAAATGATTGAGCGTCATGGCGATACATTTCTCAATCGGGTGTTCACTGAGGTCGAAAACGAATACTGTGGCTCCAAGAAAAATAAAGAGCAACATTATGCGGGACGTTGGGCTGCGAAAGAAGCGGTGATGAAGACGCTGGGAACCGGCTTCATTAAGGGGATTGGCTGGAAAGAAATCGAAGTCATTAATCTGAAAAGTGGCAAACCAACGATCGTCATTTCAGGGGGCGTAGAGCGTCAAGCTGAGGAAATGGGGGTCGATGAAATTCTAATTACGATTTCACACAGTCGTGAATTTGCGACCGCCACGGCTATCGCTCTAGGCAAGATGAGTTAG
- a CDS encoding redoxin domain-containing protein — protein MQRFCYLILGFMSAILFTGTVLAESTDSLLGKKVENFSLKDFRGKTVQLSDTKDQKLVVIAFMGTECPLAKLYGGRLQKLSAAYSKQGVTFIAIMSNQQDSLTEIAAYARKHKITYSVLKDAGNRVADQIGAKRTPEIFVLDQDRKIRYHGRVDDQYGVGYIRDEPKREDLKQALTELLAGKPVSVASTEPVGCFIGRVREPDANSKVTYSNQIARIFQKHCVECHRAGEIAPFELTDYQEVAGWSETIAEVVRDQRMPPWHASPKHGTFANDRSLSKAEKELIYQWVEHGSPEGNPKDLPEPRTFVSGWKLPQEPDEVYYMDDKPFTVPAQAGKRGVKYKYFTVDPGFTEDKWLAGAEALPGNRAVVHHILVFARAPKGKRVRVFGEGDQFLVGYVPGSREVMLPKGMAKKVPAGSKLVFQMHYTPIGTEQLDRSKVGLVFTDKSKVTHQVVTAQVINEQFVRRKFSIPANDDHFKIEGTSPANDRNALLLGFMPHMHLRGKSFRYELRKTPDQPGEVLIDIPAFDFNWQTAYKIQKPIPLEVGDYIHCVAHFNNSDSNLSNPNPNEAVSWGDQTWNEMMIGYFNVAIPIENATVESEYKSVAFKLVRRRDKNSNGKLEQSEVPLRELPLFFKADQDKDAIVTVDELATMIEKSQTKKKD, from the coding sequence ATGCAACGCTTCTGTTATCTAATTCTGGGTTTCATGTCCGCCATTCTGTTCACAGGAACGGTATTGGCCGAATCAACTGATTCTCTTCTCGGAAAAAAAGTAGAGAACTTTAGTCTCAAGGATTTTCGAGGTAAAACCGTTCAACTGAGTGACACGAAAGACCAGAAACTTGTCGTGATCGCCTTTATGGGAACAGAATGCCCACTAGCGAAACTCTACGGTGGTCGGTTACAAAAACTTTCCGCTGCTTATTCTAAACAAGGCGTCACGTTCATCGCCATCATGTCCAACCAGCAGGATTCGCTCACGGAAATTGCCGCCTATGCGCGGAAACATAAAATTACATACTCTGTACTGAAAGACGCTGGTAACCGTGTCGCGGATCAAATCGGTGCGAAACGGACACCCGAAATATTTGTCCTGGACCAAGACCGCAAAATCCGATATCACGGTCGAGTTGATGACCAGTATGGTGTTGGTTACATCAGAGATGAACCGAAACGTGAAGATCTGAAGCAGGCGCTGACTGAGTTACTCGCAGGAAAACCCGTCAGTGTGGCATCAACGGAACCTGTTGGCTGTTTTATTGGGCGCGTTCGAGAACCGGATGCCAACAGCAAAGTCACTTATTCGAATCAAATTGCCCGTATCTTTCAGAAACATTGCGTGGAGTGCCATCGCGCAGGTGAAATTGCCCCTTTTGAGCTCACCGATTATCAGGAAGTCGCTGGCTGGTCGGAAACCATTGCAGAGGTCGTTCGTGACCAGAGAATGCCTCCCTGGCATGCAAGTCCTAAACATGGAACATTCGCAAATGATCGCAGTTTGAGTAAAGCAGAAAAAGAACTCATCTATCAATGGGTTGAACATGGTTCTCCGGAAGGGAATCCGAAAGACCTGCCAGAGCCACGAACATTCGTTTCTGGTTGGAAACTACCCCAGGAACCAGATGAAGTTTATTATATGGACGATAAGCCTTTCACCGTTCCTGCACAGGCAGGTAAACGTGGTGTGAAATATAAATACTTCACCGTTGATCCTGGGTTTACGGAAGATAAATGGTTGGCAGGCGCCGAAGCGCTGCCCGGCAATCGTGCTGTCGTACACCATATTCTCGTATTCGCCCGCGCTCCAAAAGGTAAACGCGTACGTGTCTTTGGCGAAGGTGACCAGTTCCTCGTTGGTTATGTTCCCGGTTCCCGAGAAGTCATGCTACCCAAAGGTATGGCTAAAAAAGTACCCGCGGGTTCTAAATTAGTGTTTCAAATGCATTACACCCCCATTGGTACCGAACAATTAGATCGCAGTAAAGTTGGTCTGGTCTTTACTGACAAATCCAAGGTCACACATCAAGTCGTGACGGCACAAGTGATTAATGAACAATTTGTGCGTCGCAAATTTTCGATTCCCGCCAATGATGATCATTTTAAAATTGAAGGAACCTCTCCCGCCAATGATCGTAATGCGCTGCTCCTGGGCTTTATGCCGCACATGCACCTGCGGGGAAAGTCGTTTCGTTATGAACTCCGAAAAACTCCTGATCAGCCCGGCGAAGTATTGATTGACATCCCTGCCTTCGACTTCAACTGGCAAACAGCTTACAAAATTCAGAAACCAATTCCACTTGAAGTTGGTGATTACATCCACTGTGTAGCGCACTTTAACAATTCAGACAGTAATCTTTCAAATCCAAATCCGAACGAAGCGGTCTCCTGGGGCGATCAAACCTGGAACGAAATGATGATCGGATATTTCAACGTGGCAATTCCTATCGAAAATGCAACAGTCGAAAGTGAATACAAGTCTGTTGCCTTCAAACTCGTTCGCCGCCGCGATAAAAATTCCAATGGCAAATTGGAACAGTCTGAAGTTCCACTGCGCGAACTTCCCCTCTTCTTTAAAGCAGATCAAGATAAAGACGCCATCGTGACCGTCGATGAACTCGCCACGATGATCGAAAAATCTCAAACCAAGAAAAAGGATTAG
- a CDS encoding SUMF1/EgtB/PvdO family nonheme iron enzyme: MTKFDPYQRWLGIPPQDQPPHFYRLLGLELFEDDPEVIKAAAENAIAFIQQNAFGEELQQSQKLLENIEKVSAYLLSPPHKAKYDKKLKAKLGISTSEIDTTEKQIQQANHKQRTLQSQMPENSQAIQVESPSITSSIQTRKNQSQLKLLGLHFSTRWAIAGIVSLLSLTIMFYALFMGGREESSPQSQVADTKQPAKPETNSVQTYQETKAQQQNSARENRKQAKKQMQAIVEPKAEIPSAAKAFTGQFTVRADSIKKEMGKQLEDVTVDVIYQPGRDKNERFVLGTIKTDDKGQGQLEVKLTPKEQTGRFLVKLTKDNESWERRLDGFPNELSHTLTIPVAVEPEYLNPEWLEQRLEQVGIDKMIEEYQNVKAPDIQAVYSALDLSRHILRDHPEALREQLQARLLNRQEPTLAKFQVLPKQRIRVRSEWPTFNQAGGTLIRTFSGHLQSISCVAMTHDGKHAVSGARDRLLKIWDLSTGRPLHTLKGHSRAVFCVAVTPDAKYVVSGSDDKTLKIWELATGKLIQTFKGHVGSIFSIAVSPNGKHVVSGSRDKTVKIWELASGKIVKTIKGHKHSVKSITISSDGERILSGSGYSIVLNHFKTGKQMRVIKSRSYDFDQVVMTPDGQYAISGGGEPKIWDLSSGKLLRTLEKPSDYVSCLTVSSDGKQIIAGSNREICVWDFISGKLIRTIKKHIEGVNCVAISPDGKQIISGSRDKTLKLWASEVSSQIQMPGMHSHEVKCVVVSSDGKEAISGAVHELKVWDLVNDTLSKDLNKGVGFSNDNWLSYMPDKRYVISKSYSQLLGWDLTTGKISHEFLPEIAFGIVAVIPDGTQCIVSSKNKRTTRDELKVWDLTTNKLLHTLEGHEKRVTCLDVSADGKQVFSGAPNELKVWDLTSGKLLRTFEKQIGNIHCLALSQDGKRALTSTVRNRTHDIKVWDLTNGNILHSLKGHTQDINCLAVSPDAKWAVSIARGNTLKLWNLHKGKLLTTYIIDDIARDITISPDNRTLILGCQSGQVHKLLIQMAGEMKKTQPGPTILTEHEVKHRQNELAKKLNKKIRIKNSLGMELALIPEGEFLMGSSKSEVVSAKQFKLYDDDHSDEFPQHRVQISKSFYMGVHEVSYEQFQKFVKMTGYKTDVERTRKGGFGWNESTETFVSVSPKFSWRDSGWRSTRYHPVLNVTWNDATIFCAWLSRQEGVQYRLPTEAEWEYACRAGTNTLYYHGNDPKKLSEIGNIWDGTAKETFKTNYPEVTGILTEDGFAFTSPVGNYRANNWGLFDMHGNVSEWCSDFYKESYYDQFAGKPAIDPQGPQSGSTHVVRGGSWYLFPEYVRSAYRSKLPLTSCGDNVGFRVVRELE, encoded by the coding sequence ATGACAAAATTTGATCCTTATCAAAGATGGCTTGGTATTCCACCTCAAGATCAGCCTCCCCACTTTTATCGCCTGCTGGGTCTGGAATTGTTTGAAGACGACCCCGAAGTCATTAAAGCAGCTGCCGAGAATGCCATCGCGTTCATCCAGCAAAATGCCTTTGGTGAAGAATTGCAACAGTCACAAAAGTTGCTGGAAAATATTGAGAAAGTCTCCGCATACCTGTTGTCTCCCCCTCACAAAGCAAAATATGACAAAAAGCTGAAAGCCAAACTGGGGATTTCTACGTCAGAGATTGATACCACAGAAAAACAGATACAACAGGCAAACCACAAACAGAGAACGTTACAATCACAAATGCCTGAAAATTCGCAGGCAATCCAGGTGGAATCACCGTCTATCACATCTTCAATACAAACAAGAAAAAATCAGTCCCAACTAAAGCTGTTGGGGCTCCATTTCAGTACTCGGTGGGCAATTGCGGGTATTGTTAGTCTCTTGTCTCTCACGATCATGTTCTATGCGCTCTTTATGGGTGGCAGAGAAGAATCCAGTCCCCAATCTCAAGTTGCAGACACGAAACAACCAGCAAAACCAGAAACGAATTCAGTTCAAACGTATCAGGAGACTAAAGCTCAGCAACAAAATTCTGCTCGTGAAAACAGGAAGCAAGCTAAAAAACAAATGCAAGCGATTGTGGAACCCAAAGCAGAAATCCCTTCAGCAGCCAAAGCGTTTACGGGACAATTTACAGTACGAGCGGATTCCATCAAAAAAGAGATGGGGAAACAACTGGAGGATGTCACCGTTGATGTGATATACCAACCGGGCCGCGATAAAAACGAACGGTTTGTCCTGGGGACGATAAAAACAGACGATAAGGGGCAGGGACAATTAGAGGTGAAGTTAACACCGAAAGAACAAACAGGAAGATTTCTAGTCAAGTTAACAAAGGACAATGAAAGCTGGGAACGCAGGCTGGACGGCTTTCCGAATGAACTGTCGCATACCCTGACGATTCCTGTCGCAGTCGAGCCAGAATATTTAAATCCGGAGTGGCTTGAGCAGCGTTTGGAACAAGTTGGCATCGATAAAATGATCGAAGAATACCAGAACGTTAAGGCCCCAGATATTCAAGCCGTTTATTCTGCGCTCGATTTGTCTCGACATATTCTGCGCGATCATCCCGAAGCATTACGGGAACAATTGCAGGCTCGGTTGCTAAATCGACAGGAACCAACCTTAGCAAAGTTCCAGGTACTCCCCAAACAGCGTATCCGAGTTCGTTCTGAATGGCCCACATTTAATCAAGCAGGCGGGACACTCATACGAACGTTCTCGGGACATTTACAAAGTATTTCTTGTGTGGCTATGACTCATGACGGAAAGCATGCCGTTTCCGGGGCACGCGATAGGTTATTAAAAATTTGGGACCTCTCTACTGGCAGACCGCTCCATACACTGAAAGGACATTCCCGTGCTGTTTTCTGCGTAGCAGTGACACCGGATGCAAAATATGTCGTTTCAGGATCGGATGATAAAACATTGAAAATATGGGAACTTGCTACTGGAAAACTGATTCAAACATTCAAAGGACATGTTGGTTCCATTTTCAGTATCGCAGTGTCCCCGAATGGGAAGCATGTTGTTTCAGGATCAAGAGACAAGACTGTCAAAATCTGGGAACTCGCTTCGGGGAAAATTGTTAAAACAATAAAGGGGCACAAACATAGTGTTAAATCTATTACGATCTCATCGGACGGAGAGCGGATTCTTTCCGGATCAGGGTACAGCATCGTATTAAATCACTTTAAAACTGGCAAACAGATGCGAGTTATTAAAAGCAGATCATATGACTTCGATCAGGTTGTAATGACACCTGACGGACAATATGCCATTTCGGGTGGTGGTGAACCCAAGATCTGGGATCTCTCTAGTGGCAAACTTCTTCGGACTCTTGAAAAACCTTCTGATTATGTTTCTTGTCTCACAGTTTCATCGGATGGAAAGCAAATTATTGCCGGGTCGAATCGAGAAATTTGTGTATGGGATTTCATCAGCGGTAAATTGATTCGAACGATCAAAAAGCATATCGAAGGAGTAAATTGTGTCGCGATATCACCCGATGGGAAACAGATCATTTCAGGATCGAGGGACAAAACATTGAAACTCTGGGCGTCTGAAGTGAGCAGTCAAATCCAGATGCCAGGAATGCATTCACATGAAGTAAAATGCGTGGTCGTTTCTTCCGACGGGAAAGAAGCAATTTCAGGTGCCGTTCATGAACTGAAGGTCTGGGATCTTGTTAACGATACATTATCTAAAGATCTCAATAAAGGAGTTGGGTTTTCTAACGATAACTGGCTTTCATATATGCCAGATAAAAGATATGTGATTTCAAAATCATACTCCCAGTTGCTAGGCTGGGATTTGACGACAGGTAAGATAAGCCACGAATTCCTACCTGAGATTGCCTTCGGGATTGTGGCAGTAATACCAGATGGAACACAATGTATTGTGAGTTCAAAAAACAAACGGACAACACGGGATGAATTAAAAGTGTGGGATCTCACCACAAACAAACTGCTCCATACACTTGAAGGCCATGAAAAAAGAGTTACTTGTCTGGATGTATCTGCAGATGGAAAGCAAGTTTTTTCAGGAGCTCCCAATGAATTGAAAGTTTGGGATCTGACTAGTGGAAAGCTGCTCCGCACGTTTGAAAAACAAATCGGAAACATTCATTGTCTGGCATTATCGCAAGATGGAAAGCGAGCCCTGACAAGCACAGTGAGAAACAGAACACATGATATTAAAGTCTGGGATCTTACCAATGGAAACATTCTTCACTCACTGAAAGGTCATACTCAAGATATTAATTGCTTGGCCGTTTCACCGGATGCAAAGTGGGCTGTTTCCATTGCCAGAGGTAATACTCTCAAACTGTGGAACCTTCATAAAGGAAAGTTGCTTACTACTTATATTATTGACGATATCGCTCGAGATATCACGATTAGCCCCGATAACAGAACGTTGATTCTCGGGTGTCAATCAGGCCAAGTTCATAAATTGCTGATTCAGATGGCAGGAGAAATGAAGAAGACTCAGCCCGGTCCCACAATTCTTACAGAGCATGAAGTCAAACATCGACAGAATGAATTGGCGAAGAAGCTCAATAAAAAAATTCGCATCAAGAATTCACTCGGAATGGAATTGGCATTGATTCCTGAAGGAGAATTTTTGATGGGAAGCAGTAAATCCGAGGTTGTAAGCGCGAAACAGTTCAAGTTATACGATGATGATCACAGCGATGAATTTCCTCAACATCGGGTACAAATTTCAAAATCGTTTTATATGGGCGTACATGAAGTCTCATATGAGCAATTTCAAAAATTTGTAAAAATGACGGGTTACAAGACCGACGTTGAACGAACTCGTAAAGGTGGTTTTGGCTGGAACGAATCGACTGAAACCTTTGTCTCCGTTTCACCCAAATTCAGCTGGAGAGACTCAGGCTGGAGGAGTACTCGTTACCATCCGGTATTGAATGTTACCTGGAACGATGCGACGATTTTTTGCGCATGGCTCAGTCGTCAGGAGGGAGTGCAGTACCGCTTGCCCACTGAAGCCGAATGGGAATATGCCTGTCGCGCAGGAACGAACACGTTGTATTATCATGGAAATGATCCGAAAAAATTATCTGAAATTGGAAATATCTGGGATGGAACCGCCAAAGAAACATTCAAGACAAACTACCCGGAAGTGACTGGTATTTTAACGGAAGATGGCTTTGCTTTTACGTCTCCTGTGGGAAATTATCGAGCCAACAACTGGGGGCTGTTCGATATGCATGGAAACGTTTCAGAGTGGTGCAGCGACTTTTACAAGGAAAGCTATTACGATCAATTTGCAGGAAAGCCAGCGATAGATCCCCAGGGACCTCAGTCTGGCTCTACACATGTTGTGCGTGGCGGCTCGTGGTATCTCTTCCCTGAATACGTTCGGTCTGCCTATCGCTCCAAACTTCCACTGACAAGCTGCGGCGACAACGTCGGTTTCCGCGTTGTGCGCGAATTAGAATAA
- a CDS encoding sulfatase translates to MSRSIIGILFFLFVAIGLDTDDCQAETERLNVLFIAVDDLNDWISCLGGHPDCKTPNIDRLAARGTLFTNAHCAAPACNPSRVALMTGIRPSNSGVYLNSQPWRPVMQKAVTLPQHFRKHGYHAIGSGKIFHGRYTDPDSWDDYLKQTGDPKPTLAVLNDPHSRAGSIIWGVLDVKDQEMSDFKMANYAIDYLGKKHEKPFFLACGIYRPHMPWQVPRKYYDRYPLDQIQLPKVLENDLKDIPDAGVRMAKPGGDHARILKTDNWRHAVQAYLASMAFADVQVGRVLDALDASPHAKNTIVILWGDHGWHLGEKHHWRKFSLWEEATRAPLVMFVPGVTKAGSRCGQAIDFMNIYPTLCELCSLPVGEHLDGISLVPLLKDPAKTWDRLALTTHGRLNHAVRSNRYRLIRYKDGSEELYDHRKDPMEWKNLADDPAYAEVKQQLAKGFPRKNAVDAPHDQSRRGKQKKNQKRKAKNKRNNSTK, encoded by the coding sequence ATGAGCCGTTCGATCATTGGTATCTTGTTTTTTCTGTTCGTGGCAATCGGTTTGGATACAGATGATTGCCAAGCAGAAACAGAACGGCTGAATGTTCTGTTCATCGCCGTCGATGATTTAAATGACTGGATTAGTTGTCTGGGAGGTCACCCCGATTGCAAGACTCCTAATATTGATCGTCTGGCTGCCCGAGGGACCTTGTTTACGAATGCGCATTGTGCCGCACCTGCGTGCAATCCTTCACGGGTTGCTCTCATGACGGGAATTCGTCCCTCTAATTCGGGTGTCTATTTGAACTCGCAACCCTGGCGACCCGTCATGCAGAAAGCAGTGACGCTGCCCCAGCATTTTCGTAAACATGGTTACCATGCCATTGGATCAGGAAAAATATTTCATGGTCGATATACTGATCCAGATTCGTGGGATGACTATTTAAAACAGACCGGTGATCCCAAACCAACGTTAGCTGTTTTGAACGATCCGCACAGTCGTGCGGGGTCAATCATCTGGGGAGTGCTCGATGTCAAAGATCAGGAAATGAGCGATTTCAAAATGGCTAATTACGCCATCGACTATCTTGGCAAAAAACATGAGAAACCATTCTTTTTGGCGTGTGGAATCTATCGGCCGCATATGCCCTGGCAGGTACCTCGCAAATATTACGACAGGTATCCCCTAGATCAAATTCAACTTCCCAAGGTGCTGGAAAACGATCTGAAAGATATCCCTGATGCGGGTGTGCGAATGGCTAAACCGGGTGGTGATCATGCCAGGATTTTGAAAACTGACAACTGGCGTCATGCTGTGCAGGCATATTTAGCAAGTATGGCCTTTGCTGATGTGCAGGTGGGGCGTGTTCTGGATGCATTGGATGCCAGCCCTCATGCCAAAAATACGATTGTGATTCTATGGGGAGACCATGGCTGGCATTTAGGGGAAAAGCATCATTGGCGCAAGTTTTCACTCTGGGAAGAAGCCACCCGTGCGCCCTTGGTGATGTTCGTACCGGGAGTCACTAAGGCAGGATCGCGTTGCGGACAGGCCATTGATTTCATGAACATTTACCCGACGCTCTGTGAATTATGTTCGCTTCCTGTAGGAGAACATCTGGATGGCATCAGTTTGGTGCCTTTATTGAAAGATCCTGCCAAGACGTGGGATCGCCTGGCGTTAACGACACATGGACGACTTAATCACGCCGTGCGTAGTAATCGATATCGTTTGATCCGCTACAAAGATGGAAGTGAAGAACTCTATGACCATCGCAAAGATCCGATGGAATGGAAGAATCTCGCAGACGACCCCGCATATGCAGAAGTCAAGCAACAGCTTGCCAAAGGATTCCCACGTAAAAACGCAGTCGATGCACCACACGATCAATCCCGTAGAGGTAAACAGAAGAAGAACCAGAAAAGGAAAGCGAAAAATAAAAGGAACAACTCGACAAAATAG
- the sthA gene encoding Si-specific NAD(P)(+) transhydrogenase translates to MSDLHFNVAVIGTGPGGEGAAMQAIKQNKSVIAIEKFYEIGGNCTHTATIPSKALRYAILRMSEVNNYMRQMSRPGMTIDLEFPELRKSAASVIQKQVAMRRTFYERNGVELIEGAARFIDPHRMRIDTPNGLTEEITFDYAVIATGSRPYRPDDIDFSHPRVFCSDTILNLDFTPRSITVYGAGVIGCEYASMLRTMGMKVNLVNTRDSLLDFLDDEISDALSYHMRESGVLLRHREYYESIAGTNDGVITALQSGKKLKTDILLFAAGRTGNSEDLGLDTLDIEPNSRGQIEVNDDFQTNLPHIYAVGDIIGYPSLASAAYVQGRYAASHLDNGECERALIRDIPTGIYTSPEISSLGKTERELTEAKIPYEVGHSMFKHLARAQIVNCPTGMLKLLFHRDTLEILGIHCFGPNASEIIHIGQAIMSQPGEANTLLYFINTTFNYPTMAEAYRVAALNGYNRLF, encoded by the coding sequence ATGTCTGATTTACATTTTAATGTCGCAGTGATCGGAACCGGCCCCGGCGGCGAAGGGGCGGCGATGCAAGCCATCAAACAGAACAAATCTGTGATCGCGATTGAGAAATTTTATGAAATTGGTGGGAATTGCACACATACTGCAACGATTCCCAGTAAGGCACTCCGGTATGCCATTCTGCGAATGTCGGAAGTCAATAACTACATGCGTCAGATGAGTCGTCCCGGTATGACGATTGACTTAGAGTTTCCGGAACTTCGAAAGTCTGCGGCCTCGGTGATTCAAAAGCAGGTTGCCATGCGACGTACGTTTTATGAGCGGAATGGCGTGGAACTGATTGAAGGGGCTGCCCGGTTTATAGACCCACATCGCATGCGTATCGATACGCCCAACGGTCTGACCGAAGAGATCACGTTTGATTATGCTGTCATTGCCACTGGTTCTCGACCTTATCGGCCCGATGATATTGATTTCAGTCATCCTCGTGTCTTTTGTAGCGATACGATTCTCAATCTCGATTTCACGCCACGCTCCATCACAGTCTACGGAGCTGGGGTGATTGGTTGTGAGTATGCTTCAATGCTGCGAACGATGGGTATGAAAGTCAATTTAGTGAATACTCGCGATTCCCTCCTGGATTTTTTAGATGATGAAATCAGTGATGCGCTAAGTTATCATATGCGCGAAAGCGGCGTCTTACTGCGACATCGTGAATATTATGAATCGATTGCAGGAACCAACGATGGTGTGATTACGGCACTTCAATCGGGGAAGAAACTGAAGACGGATATTTTGCTGTTTGCCGCTGGTCGGACTGGAAACTCGGAAGATCTGGGATTGGACACGTTAGACATCGAACCAAACTCCCGTGGACAGATTGAAGTGAATGATGATTTCCAAACGAATTTGCCACACATCTATGCTGTGGGAGATATCATCGGTTATCCCTCACTCGCCAGTGCTGCGTATGTGCAGGGACGCTACGCAGCCAGCCATCTGGATAATGGTGAATGTGAACGCGCTCTGATTCGCGACATTCCGACAGGTATTTATACCAGCCCCGAAATCAGTTCACTGGGAAAGACCGAGCGAGAATTGACAGAGGCAAAAATTCCTTACGAAGTAGGGCATTCCATGTTCAAGCATCTGGCACGAGCACAGATTGTGAACTGTCCGACAGGAATGTTGAAGCTATTATTTCATCGCGATACGCTGGAGATTCTGGGGATTCATTGTTTTGGACCAAATGCCTCCGAAATTATCCACATCGGTCAGGCGATTATGTCGCAACCGGGTGAAGCGAATACACTGCTGTATTTCATCAATACGACATTTAATTATCCCACAATGGCAGAAGCATATCGCGTGGCTGCGTTGAATGGTTATAATCGATTGTTCTAA
- a CDS encoding Uma2 family endonuclease produces MAESPIYTAEQFLEARLELPDAGRWTELVQGKIVTLDPPDIEHGTIVLNLSKVLSLYLHQVDQGYACFELGLLVNRGPDTVRFPPAAIFNSGNRFEETDKVISERKPTVIVEIASTHQRRQLMSDHVNDYVQWGVDLIWVIDPPKQEVLEYVAGSESQVIDINGKMTGGTVLPGFAMKLKDLFAEPVWW; encoded by the coding sequence ATGGCTGAATCACCAATTTACACCGCCGAACAATTTTTAGAAGCCCGGCTTGAATTGCCTGATGCAGGTCGCTGGACTGAGCTCGTCCAGGGAAAAATTGTAACGCTGGACCCTCCCGATATTGAACATGGGACGATTGTGCTTAATTTGTCGAAAGTGCTCTCTCTCTATTTGCATCAAGTCGATCAAGGGTACGCTTGCTTTGAGTTAGGGCTGCTGGTCAATCGCGGACCCGATACAGTACGTTTTCCACCGGCTGCTATTTTTAACAGTGGGAATCGATTTGAAGAGACTGACAAAGTCATTTCAGAGCGAAAACCCACGGTGATTGTGGAAATTGCATCAACTCATCAGCGGCGTCAGTTAATGAGTGACCATGTCAATGACTATGTTCAATGGGGTGTTGACCTGATTTGGGTGATCGATCCCCCCAAGCAGGAAGTTCTCGAATATGTGGCTGGAAGTGAGAGCCAGGTGATTGATATTAATGGAAAAATGACTGGAGGCACAGTATTGCCTGGATTTGCTATGAAGTTAAAGGACTTGTTTGCAGAACCGGTATGGTGGTAA